Genomic window (Candidatus Effluviviaceae Genus I sp.):
GCACGCCCGGGCGAGCGCGCGGGCGATCGAGAGGCTCGGCACCGTGCACGAGAGGTCGTACTCGGCGATGTCCTCGGTCTCGTCCTCCATCGGAGGGCTGAGGATGAGGACCGGCGCGTCGATCGACGCCTGCCTGAGCTCGATGCCCTCCTGAAGCGTCGCGACCCCGAGCACGTCGACGCCGCTGCGGACGGCCACGCGCGCGACCTCGACGGCGCCGTGCCCGTACGCGTCGGCCTTGACGACGAGCAGGATCCTCCTGCCGGCCCCGATGCGGGAACGGATCGTCCCGAGGTTGTGAACGAGCGCGTCGAGATCGATCTCGACCCAGGTGGCGAACGTCACCGTCCCTGCCTCCGAGAGCCGCGCCGTGTGACGGGGCTCACCCTAGTAGCACACGACCACGAGGCCCGCAAGGTCTTTCCCCTTCACGCTGCCGCGCGTCTGTCAAAGAGCATGCGGCGCGGGGCCTCGCTCCCGTGGTCCATGCGCCGGCGCGACGGGGACCCGAGCCGGCGTCGCCCCGCCGCGACGCGGCACTGCGCTGCAAGCTGCGTGCCATCGGTCCTCAAGCGCATAAGTCACTATCCCAAGGCCGGTTGGACTGCCTCTCCCGGGGCCGCGGGCCGGCGCTCCGCCCGCGGAGCGCGCGGGCGCCCCCGCCGCGCCGTTGAAACAACACGCCCCGTCGTGTAGCGTCGCCAGCCCATCAGACCGTCCCCAACCGAGGAGGGACATTGGACCCGGCAGCCGCCGCCAGCGCGTTCCGCCGCCTTCTCGAGCTCACCTCCGTTCTTCGCTCCCCGGAAGGATGCGCGTGGGACAGGGCGCAGACCATCGCCACGGTGCGCCCGCACCTCGTCGAGGAGTTCCACGAGATGATGGAGGCGCTCGACGAGAACGACGATGCCAGGCTCCGCGACGAGCTCGGCGACCTGCTCTTCCTCATCGTCTTCATCGGCGCGATGGCGGAGGACGACGGTCGCTTCAATCTCGATCAGGTGATCGAGGGCATCGATGACAAGCTCCGCCGCCGGCACCCGCACGTGTTCGGCGGCGAGGCCGCGTCGACGGCGGACGAGGTGCGCACCCGCTGGGAGTCGGGCAAGCTCAGCGAGGACTCGCACGCGAGAAGAGCCTCGATCCTCGACGGGTTGCCCAGGGACTTCTCGGCGCTGCTCACGGCGCGCCGACTCCAGGAGAAGGCGGGCGCGGTCGGGTTCGACTGGGAGAGGATCGCCGACGTCCTCGCGAAGCTCCGGGAGGAGGTCGAGGAACTGGCCGCCGAGATCCGCGCCGGCGACCGGGAGCGCTGCGAGCAGGAGCTGGGCGACCTCCTGTTCTCGGCCGTCAACGTCGCGCGGTTCCTCGCCATCGATCCGGAGGCCGCGCTTCGGAAGACGAACCTCCGCTTCCGCCGCCGCTTCGCGCTCATCGAGGAGCGGTTCGGTGGGGACGACCTCGGGAAGGTCGGCCTCAGAGAGATGGACCGCGTCTGGGAGGAAGCGAAGCGAAGGGAGCGGGATGAGGCCGGGCACGGCGGCGCGTAGCGCCCGCTGCCCTACAGGCGGCGGACGCCCTCGCGGAAGGCCCTCCACCCCCACGACAGCCCGGCCTCGAACTGCCAGTCGGGGTACGCCTCGAGGGGGTCGAACCCGGGCGTGCTCGGGTCGTCACCCGACAGGCCGACCGTCAGCGCGCCCGTCGCCGACCACGCCCCGTGCCGGACGCGCACGCCCTGTGTCAACGCCAGCGGGTTCTCCGTGAGCGCGACGAGCCCGCGGTCGACCAGCACGTCGCCGCGGAACTCCGTGAAGAGCGAGACGCGCCGCCCCGGGAACTCGACGGCCGCGCGCAGGAGAACAGCGTCGTTGTCGCCCGCCGCTCCGCCCTCCGGAACCGCCGGATACGCGCCCGGGAAGACGCGCCTCCCCCTGTCGTCGCTTCCGTGGAACGCCCACCCGACGTTGACGTGGACCCGCGCGGGGAACGGCGAGGTGAGATCGACCGTCGCGAGCGCCATCGCCGACGCGTCGACGCTGCCGCCGCCGAGCGGCACGCGCTCTCCGCCCCCGGCGTCAAGGACGAGCTCGTCCGCGAGCGGCAGCTCGACGCGCCCAGCGACCGCCACGAGGAGCCACGGCGGTCCGACGGGAAGTCCGACCTTGACGCTCGCCGCGGGATTCGCAAGCCCCGAGGCGCTGTGGTCGCCGAGCGCCGCGGACAGGATCGAGGCATCCGCCGCGACCTCGAGCCAGCGCGTGACACCGACGCTCCCGGCCAGGCGTACGGAGCGGACGCGTCCATGCGCGCCGCCGGGGACGCCCGAGAGCGCGTACAGGTCGCAGGTGGTCGCGGTGAGCGAGACGGAGACCAGGCCTCGAGGCATGGTCTCGGCGGAGTGGGCCTGCAGGAGCCCGACGCCGCCCTCGGCCGACGCGCCGAACCACGCCGAGGCGGAGGCCGCGACGGGCGCCGAGGCCGCGAGGACCGCGGCCAGCGCCGCCACTCCCCTCGGGACGCGGCGCGGATGATCCGGTGCCGTGTGACGGGCCACTGCCCCCCCCTCGAGCGACGTGCGACGCGGGCAGGCTACCATACGCAGAGGCCGCGCTCAACGGCTCGATGGCCGGCCGGCGGCGCGCGGCGCGCGTCCGGCGAGATGAGCGGTTGCGGAAGTGCCCCGCAGTCGTCTATACTGGTCAACAGAGAGGGTTGAGCCGCCCCGCGACGCGGGCGCGCCGGTCGCCGGCCGCGGCCGAGGGGGCGGAAGAGCGCGGTACACACTCGGACCGGAGTCAAGTATGCGCAGGAGACCAGCGGTGAGCCATCACAGCGTTCCGTGGGTCCTTCTCGCGACCCTCCTCGCGACCGCCGTCGCGGCTTCGGCCGCGGGGCCGGACAACAACGTCGAGTGGAACGGCGTGTCGCACATGCCGTGGCTCGACCGCTCCCCTCGCTGCCCCGTGGACGGCCAGTCGTTCTCCGTGAGCTTCCAGGCCTTCGCCGACGACCTCACGTCCGCCCGCGTCCGCGTCGACGCCGGTGGCGTCACGTGGGTGAGCGCCACAGGGACAGCGGGACGCCGGCCGTACGACGTCTGGACCGCCCAGGTCCCCGCCACGGCCCAGACGCAGCTCTCCTACTACTTCGAGCTCACCGACGGAACCGACGTCGACTACCTCGGCCCGGCGGGCATGTCCGACGGACCCCCGCCGAGCGGGTTCGTCATCGACTTCACGACCTACTCCCACGCGCCGGTGGGCGCGACGCCGATTCCCGGCGGCGGCGCCGTCTTCCGCGTGTGGTCGCCCGACCGCACGATCGCGCACGTGCGGGGTCAGTTCAACGGCTGGGGCACGAGCAACCCGATGGTGAAGACCGGCGAGTACTTCGCCGCCCGCGTGTCGTCCGCCACGCCCGGCCAGATGTACAAGTACCACTTCCAGAACAGCCACTGGAACACCGACCCGCGCGCGCGGCGCCTCAACCCGTCCGACAACTACAACGCCTACGTCATCGACCCCGAGGCCTACGCGTGGCAGGTGGACGACTTCGAGGTCCCCTACTTCGAGGAAATGGTCGTCTACCAGCTGCACGTCGGGACGTTCGCGGGCAGGAACGACCCGTACGGTTCGGCCCCGTTCCCCTCGGGCTACCTGGACGTCGCGGCCCGCGCCGGGCACCTGGCCGAGCTGGGCGTGAACGTCGTCATGCTCATGCCCGTCACGGAGTTCCCCGGCGACCTCTCCGCCGGCTACAACCCGATCACCGCGTGGTCGCCCGAGTGGAAGTACGGGACGCCGGACAACCTCAAGGCGATGGTGGACGCGCTGCATCAGCACGGCATCGCCGTCATCCATGACATCGTCTGGAACCACTTCTCGATGACCGACAACTTCCTCTGGTACTACGACGGCACGCAGATCTACTTCGACACGCCGGCGGTGAGCACGCCGTGGGGCGACCAGGCGGACTTCGACCGCGGCGCCGTCCGCGACTACTTCGCCGAGAGCGCGTTCTCGTGGCTCGACGAGTACCGCATGGACGGCTTCCGCATGGACGCCACGTCGTACATGAACATCCCGCCGCAGGAGGCCTCCGGCTGGAGCCTCATGCAGCGCCTGAACGACGAGATGGACCGGCGCGCCATCGACAAGATCTGCATCGCCGAGCAGCTCCCCGACAACGCGTGGGTCACGCGCCCGACGTCGCTCGGCGGGGCCGGGTTCGACTCGCAGTACTACGACGAGTTCACCGACCGGCTCCGCGAGGAGATCTTCGACGCGGCCTACGGCGACCCCGAAATGTGGAAGATCCGGAACATCGTCTACGGCGGCGGCGAGTACCTCTCGGGCCGCTACGTGGTGAACTACGTCGAGCTGCACGACGAGGTCTGGCCGTCGAGCGGCGGCCAGCGGATCGTGAGGACGATCGACACGACCTTCCCGCACGACGACGTCTACGCGCGCGGCCGCGCGAAGCTCGCGCAGGGCCTCGTGCTCACGGCGCCGGGCATCCCGGCGATCTTCATGGGCTCGGAGTGGCTCGAGGACACGAGTTTCGGCACGGACATCGGCAACCGCATCGACTGGTCGAAGAAGACGACGTACGCGGGCATCTTCGACTACTTCCGCGACGTCATCGCGCTCAGAAGGACGATCCGCGCGCTGCGCGCCGACGCGGGCGTGCAGGTGTTCCATCTCAATGAAGGCGGGAACGTGCTCGCCTTCCAGCGGTACGACGGCGTCGGCGGGCTCGTCGTGGTCGTCGCGAACTTCTCGAACAACGACTACCCGTCGTACCGCGTGGGCCTGCCGGACGGCGGCGCCTGGACGGAACTCGCCAACAGCCAGGACGCGCAGTACGGCGGAAGCGGCATGACCAATCCCGGGCTCCTGTGGGCGGAGTCCGTCCCGTACGACGGCTTCGGCCGGTCCGTGAGCATCGGCGTGCCCGCGATGGGACTCATCGTCCTGGCCAACGGGGCCGCGACCGGTGTCCCAAACGCAGGGCCTGCCGCCGCCTCGCTCGGGCTTCACCTGCCGTTCCCGAATCCCTCGCCGGCCGGGCTCAGGATCGCCTTCGACCTGACCGCGCCGGCGCCGGCGCGCATCGCGGTGTACGACGTCGCGGGCCGACTCGTCCGCGTCGTGGCTGAGCGTGAGTGCGCGGCCGGCACGACCGAGATCGCGTGGGACGGCAGGAACGACGCCGGCCAGAGCGTCGCAGCGGGCGTCTACATCGTCAGGGTCGAGTCGGGGAAGGCCGCCGCCGTCCGGAAGGCCGTCCTGCTCCGCTAAGACCGGGGCGGCGCGCCTCGTGCGGGCCGGCCCGGAGCAGTGGGTCACTCAGGCAACACCTCGAGCCGTCCGAAGCGGACCATGATCCGCTTCTCGACGCCGTCGTCGAAGCGGACCCGCACGACCGAGTCAAGCCCCCCGCCCGAGACGTCCACGATCACGCCCTCGCCGAAGCTCGGATGCCGCACGCGCGTGCCGCGCCCGATCTCGGGGACGTCCTGCGAGTAGTCCTCGTACGCCGGCGCCGCGCGGCGGCGCTCCCGGACCAGCCCCGGCGCGCGCCGCGCCCTCTCGGGGAACCGGACCGCTCCGACCGACGATGAGACCTCGAGGCGGCCTCTCCCGATCTCGCCGACGAACCTCGACGGGCACGCGCAGTTGAGCACGCCGGCGCGCCGCCTGGTGTCTGCGGCGAGAAGGTGGAGCTCGTCCTTCGCCCGCGTCATGCCCACGTAGAAGAGGCGCCGCTCCTCCTCGAGCTCCTCGTCGTCCTCGAGCGCCGACGCGTGCGGGAGGAGCCCCTCCTCGAGACCCGGGATGAGCACGACGGTGAACTCGAGCCCCTTGGCGTTGTGGAGCGTCATGAGCGACACCGCGTTCGCGCGATCCTCCCAGAGGTCGATGTCGCTCACGAGGGACACCTGCTCCAGAAACGCCGCCGCGCCCGTCTCCCCCGAGGTCTCCACGAACTCGCCCGCCGCCGAGACGAGCTCCTCGACGTTCGCAAGCCGCTCCCTCGCCTCGTCCGTCGCCTGCCGCTCGAGCCACGCGCGGTACCCGGCGCCGTCGAGGACCTCGCGGAGGAGCTCGTCCGTGCGCCCCCCCTCGGCGGCCTTCGCCGCGAGACGCGAGAGGAGGCCCGACAGGTCGCCCAGCGCCTTGCGCGACGCGGCGACGACGTCGTCCGCTCCCTCGGGGTCCGAAAGCGCCGCAAGGAGCGACACGCCCCTCGCGGCGGCGAGCGCGTCGAGCTTCTCGACGGTGCGCTCGCCGATGCGCCTCGGCGGCGTGTTCACGATGCGCCTTAGGCTCACCGAGTCCGCGGGGTTCACGATCACCTTGAGGTACGCGAGCAGGTCCTTCACCTCCGCCCGCTCGTAGAACCTCACGCCGCCGACGATGTCGTAGACGATCCCCGCGCGCCGGAGGCTGTCCTCGATGACGCGCGACTGAGCGTGCGTCCGGTAGAGCACGGCAACGTCGTGATACGAGAGCCCGCGCGAGCCGACGGCGTCGAGGACGGCGTCCCTGACGGCGTCGGCCTCCTCGTACTCGCTCGCGACGCGGTGGAGGGCTACGGGCCGCCCCTCCGGGCGCTCCGTCCAGAGCTTCTTGTCCTTCCGCCGCTCGTTCCGGCTCACGACGTCATGAGCGGCCTCGATGATGCTCTTCGTGGACCGGTAGTTCTGCTCGAGCCTGAGCACGACCGCGTCAGGGTGGTCCTTCTCGAAGTCGAGGATGTTCGTGATGTCGGCCCCTCGCCAGCCGTAGATGGACTGGTCGTCGTCTCCCACGACGCAGATGTTGCGGTGGCGCGAGGAGACGAGGTTCACGAACGCGTACTGCGCGTGGCTCGTGTCCTGGTACTCGTCCACGAGCACGTGTTCGAACCGGTCCGCGTAGGCATCGAGCACGGGCGGGCTCCCGCGCAGAAGCTCGACGGCGCGCATGATGAGGTCATCGAAGTCGAGCGCGTTGTTCTGCCTCAGGCGCCGCTCGTACTCGGCGTACACCTTCGCGACGCACTCGCCGAAGTAGCCCTCGGCCCCGTCGAGGTAGCCCGCCGCCGTGACCAGCCTGTCCTTGGCCCGCGAGATCCCGCTCAGGATCGCCCTGGGGGCGAAGCTCGACGCCGGGACCCCCGCGCGCTCCATGCACTCCTTCACGAGGTCCGTCTGGTCGCGCTCGTCGTAGATGGTGAACGAGGGCGTCCACCATCCCCACCGGGCCTCGCGCCGGAGCATCCGAGCGCAGATGGAGTGAAACGTGCCGATCCACGTCGCGCCCGCGTCGCGGCCGACGAGCTCCACGACGCGCCGCTTCATCTCCCCCGCTGCCTTGTTGGTGAACGTGACCGCGAGGATGCGAAGCGGGCTTACGCCCCGTTCGGCGATGAGCCACGCGATGCGGTGCGTGAGCACGCGCGTCTTCCCGCTGCCGGCGCCCGCCAGCAGGAGAAGCGGCCCGCCCGGATGGCGGACCGCGCGCTCCTGTGCGGGGTTGAGACAACTCTCCCGGAGACTCGTCAGACGCCGACCTCCCGTCCGCGGGGCCCTAGAACTCCGCGCCGAGCGCGAAGTGCGTGCGCGCCCCGCCGGTCGTGCGGAGGTCGGTCCGCCACGCGCGGTCCAGTCGGAGCACGAGGAAGGACAGCCGCATGCGGGCGCCCACGCCGTAGGACGCCTTGATGTCGTGGAGCCGCGCGCCGCCGTTCCGGACGGCGCCTCGGAAGTCGTCGCCGTTCCACGCCGCGCCCGCGTCGAAGAACGCGACGCCGCGCAGGCCCCAGAGCGCGAACGGGATCGGCGAGGCGACCTCGAGACGGTCGATGAACGGCGCCCGCCACTCGACGCTCGCGAGCGCGATGTGATGGCCGTGGAACTCGAAGTCGTCGTAGCCGCGGATCGAGTTCACGCCGCCGACGTAGAAGTTCTGCGCGTCGCGCTGCGAGCTCCGCGCGCCGAGGACCCGAAGGGCGAGCGCGTGACGGGTGCCGAGGCGGACGTATCTGCGCACGTCGGCGATCACGGTGAGATACGTGAAGTCCCCGCCCGTCTCCCACGCCTTCGACAGCGACAGCGACGAGCGGCCTCCCGCCAGCGGCCCCACGCTCCCCCAGAGCGTCGTGTCGTTCACGAGCCTCACGCCCGGCAGGAAGAGCGATCGGGTGATCTCCTCGTCCGTGAACTCCACGTCGCCGCTCTCGTTCTCCTCCGCGAACTCCCGGTCGAGCGTGAGCGCGGACACGCCGAGCTCGACGCGCGTGAACTTCGTGAACGGATACGACAGGCCGAGCGACACGCCGTAGCTCCGCTCGCTGAAGAAGCGCTTCTCGCCAAGGTCCTCGCCGAGCCGCGTCCGGTCGGAGTAGTAGTACTCCTTATAGTTGTAGACGCCGACGGAGTAGGTCGCGCGCCGGCCGAGGGCCTCGTAGAGCACGTAGAAGTTGCTCGACTCGATGCTCGAGAAGAAGTCCGTCGCGACGTAGAACCTGTGGTTGCCCAGGACGTCGCTCACGACGATCTCGGCCGCGCCGGCGAAGCCGTATCCGGAGGTGTACGCGAAGGCGCCGCTCACCCAGTCCGGGGAGA
Coding sequences:
- the mazG gene encoding nucleoside triphosphate pyrophosphohydrolase, which gives rise to MDPAAAASAFRRLLELTSVLRSPEGCAWDRAQTIATVRPHLVEEFHEMMEALDENDDARLRDELGDLLFLIVFIGAMAEDDGRFNLDQVIEGIDDKLRRRHPHVFGGEAASTADEVRTRWESGKLSEDSHARRASILDGLPRDFSALLTARRLQEKAGAVGFDWERIADVLAKLREEVEELAAEIRAGDRERCEQELGDLLFSAVNVARFLAIDPEAALRKTNLRFRRRFALIEERFGGDDLGKVGLREMDRVWEEAKRRERDEAGHGGA
- a CDS encoding alpha amylase C-terminal domain-containing protein yields the protein MSHHSVPWVLLATLLATAVAASAAGPDNNVEWNGVSHMPWLDRSPRCPVDGQSFSVSFQAFADDLTSARVRVDAGGVTWVSATGTAGRRPYDVWTAQVPATAQTQLSYYFELTDGTDVDYLGPAGMSDGPPPSGFVIDFTTYSHAPVGATPIPGGGAVFRVWSPDRTIAHVRGQFNGWGTSNPMVKTGEYFAARVSSATPGQMYKYHFQNSHWNTDPRARRLNPSDNYNAYVIDPEAYAWQVDDFEVPYFEEMVVYQLHVGTFAGRNDPYGSAPFPSGYLDVAARAGHLAELGVNVVMLMPVTEFPGDLSAGYNPITAWSPEWKYGTPDNLKAMVDALHQHGIAVIHDIVWNHFSMTDNFLWYYDGTQIYFDTPAVSTPWGDQADFDRGAVRDYFAESAFSWLDEYRMDGFRMDATSYMNIPPQEASGWSLMQRLNDEMDRRAIDKICIAEQLPDNAWVTRPTSLGGAGFDSQYYDEFTDRLREEIFDAAYGDPEMWKIRNIVYGGGEYLSGRYVVNYVELHDEVWPSSGGQRIVRTIDTTFPHDDVYARGRAKLAQGLVLTAPGIPAIFMGSEWLEDTSFGTDIGNRIDWSKKTTYAGIFDYFRDVIALRRTIRALRADAGVQVFHLNEGGNVLAFQRYDGVGGLVVVVANFSNNDYPSYRVGLPDGGAWTELANSQDAQYGGSGMTNPGLLWAESVPYDGFGRSVSIGVPAMGLIVLANGAATGVPNAGPAAASLGLHLPFPNPSPAGLRIAFDLTAPAPARIAVYDVAGRLVRVVAERECAAGTTEIAWDGRNDAGQSVAAGVYIVRVESGKAAAVRKAVLLR
- a CDS encoding UvrD-helicase domain-containing protein, producing the protein MTSLRESCLNPAQERAVRHPGGPLLLLAGAGSGKTRVLTHRIAWLIAERGVSPLRILAVTFTNKAAGEMKRRVVELVGRDAGATWIGTFHSICARMLRREARWGWWTPSFTIYDERDQTDLVKECMERAGVPASSFAPRAILSGISRAKDRLVTAAGYLDGAEGYFGECVAKVYAEYERRLRQNNALDFDDLIMRAVELLRGSPPVLDAYADRFEHVLVDEYQDTSHAQYAFVNLVSSRHRNICVVGDDDQSIYGWRGADITNILDFEKDHPDAVVLRLEQNYRSTKSIIEAAHDVVSRNERRKDKKLWTERPEGRPVALHRVASEYEEADAVRDAVLDAVGSRGLSYHDVAVLYRTHAQSRVIEDSLRRAGIVYDIVGGVRFYERAEVKDLLAYLKVIVNPADSVSLRRIVNTPPRRIGERTVEKLDALAAARGVSLLAALSDPEGADDVVAASRKALGDLSGLLSRLAAKAAEGGRTDELLREVLDGAGYRAWLERQATDEARERLANVEELVSAAGEFVETSGETGAAAFLEQVSLVSDIDLWEDRANAVSLMTLHNAKGLEFTVVLIPGLEEGLLPHASALEDDEELEEERRLFYVGMTRAKDELHLLAADTRRRAGVLNCACPSRFVGEIGRGRLEVSSSVGAVRFPERARRAPGLVRERRRAAPAYEDYSQDVPEIGRGTRVRHPSFGEGVIVDVSGGGLDSVVRVRFDDGVEKRIMVRFGRLEVLPE